The following coding sequences are from one Microcoleus sp. AS-A8 window:
- a CDS encoding glutathione peroxidase — protein MLKNREGERVPNVTFRTRNDNQWVDITTDELFKGKTVIVFSLPGAFTPTCSSTHVPGYNELAKTFKENGVDDIICMSVNDTFVMNEWKKTQEADNITFIPDGNGEFTEQMGLLVDKENLGFGKRSWRYSMLVTDGVIKKMFIEPEVEGDPFEVSDAETMLNFINPDAAKPQCVSLFTKVGCPFCARAKQALKERGIDYEEIVVGKDATMRSLRAATGATTVPQVFIDGKLIGGSEALEQYLSAPVA, from the coding sequence ATGCTGAAAAACCGCGAAGGGGAAAGAGTACCTAATGTCACATTCAGAACCCGCAATGATAATCAATGGGTTGATATCACAACAGATGAGCTGTTTAAGGGTAAGACTGTGATTGTCTTTTCTCTACCTGGAGCGTTTACACCTACTTGTTCATCCACCCATGTACCGGGCTACAACGAGTTGGCAAAAACATTTAAAGAAAACGGTGTTGATGACATTATCTGTATGTCAGTCAACGACACCTTTGTGATGAATGAGTGGAAGAAAACGCAAGAGGCAGACAACATCACCTTCATTCCCGATGGTAACGGTGAATTTACCGAACAAATGGGACTGCTCGTTGACAAAGAAAATCTAGGTTTTGGTAAGCGGTCATGGCGCTATTCTATGTTAGTGACCGATGGCGTGATCAAAAAAATGTTTATCGAACCAGAAGTAGAGGGCGATCCGTTTGAGGTGTCTGACGCGGAGACAATGCTCAACTTCATTAACCCCGATGCCGCTAAGCCCCAGTGTGTTTCACTGTTTACTAAAGTGGGTTGTCCGTTCTGTGCCCGTGCGAAGCAGGCTCTCAAGGAACGGGGCATTGATTATGAAGAAATCGTTGTGGGCAAAGATGCCACCATGCGCTCTTTACGGGCTGCTACGGGTGCAACAACGGTTCCACAAGTATTTATTGACGGAAAACTCATTGGCGGTTCTGAAGCCCTTGAGCAATACTTAAGCGCTCCAGTCGCTTGA
- a CDS encoding VOC family protein encodes MQIHHVAIICSDYEKSKHFYVDILGFPIIEETYRKERHSYKLDLQVGESDRIELFSFPNPPQRPSTPEACGLRHLAFEVNDIHASVAQLQAKGIEVEAIRLDEITGKKYTFFKDPDNLPLELYEK; translated from the coding sequence ATGCAAATCCATCATGTAGCCATAATTTGCTCAGACTACGAAAAATCCAAACACTTCTATGTTGATATTTTAGGATTTCCGATTATCGAAGAAACCTATAGAAAAGAACGACACTCTTACAAACTCGATCTACAAGTTGGTGAAAGCGATCGCATCGAGTTGTTTTCCTTCCCCAACCCACCGCAAAGACCGAGTACACCGGAAGCCTGCGGATTGAGGCACTTAGCGTTTGAAGTTAACGATATCCATGCATCAGTGGCTCAACTGCAAGCCAAGGGAATAGAAGTCGAAGCGATTAGGCTCGATGAGATTACAGGTAAAAAATATACCTTCTTTAAAGACCCCGATAACTTACCGCTAGAACTCTATGAGAAATAG
- a CDS encoding WD40 repeat domain-containing protein, producing the protein MRHLVTILTPVAFLALGVLSSTNVRSPLALRSAQSLPSRLDTLAAAAQATSTAKSWENAQPVHTLKPLGEAPPMCAGFSVRSQAFSPNNQILAVGVHGSVERLCGGAPSTLSLWNLQTGQKIKTLVEGGAGEALLAEEKYRNQEPDDPNAIVGDIAHDVAFTGDGQTLAAAMSDKTIKLWNGKTGQLIRTLKGHAYAVHAIAITPNNQTLISGSSDQTIKLWNLKTGQLIRTLRDSQPVYQLILSSDEQSLVSITSASSLSYGLGDTTVKLWNLKTGQVVRTFSDFADSSAQPLLSPDGQILVTGSNDNSIRFWNARTGVRIRSLISHSGTVRRLAISPDGQFLASSSADGSVKLWNFKTGQIIRTISNVGDIYNLAFSSDGRTLAMHDAKGLHLWNWRSPQKIRTIEANSDFAFTPDGQTLLTSRNYSQQVWR; encoded by the coding sequence ATGCGACATCTTGTAACGATACTGACTCCTGTAGCTTTCCTTGCCTTGGGTGTTCTGAGTTCAACTAACGTGCGATCGCCTTTGGCGCTGCGCTCCGCGCAATCGCTCCCTTCTCGTTTAGATACCCTAGCCGCAGCCGCTCAAGCCACCTCAACCGCCAAGTCTTGGGAAAATGCCCAACCCGTTCACACCCTCAAACCCCTCGGAGAAGCGCCACCTATGTGTGCTGGGTTTTCCGTTAGATCTCAGGCGTTTAGCCCCAATAACCAAATTCTTGCGGTTGGTGTTCACGGCTCTGTTGAGCGTCTGTGTGGTGGTGCGCCTAGCACTCTCAGCCTATGGAATCTGCAAACAGGGCAAAAAATCAAAACACTTGTTGAGGGAGGTGCAGGCGAGGCACTGCTAGCGGAGGAAAAATACCGCAATCAAGAACCCGACGATCCGAACGCTATTGTCGGTGATATTGCTCATGATGTCGCCTTCACGGGCGATGGACAAACATTAGCGGCGGCGATGTCCGATAAAACTATTAAGCTGTGGAATGGGAAAACTGGGCAACTCATCCGCACTCTCAAAGGACATGCCTATGCCGTTCATGCGATCGCAATTACACCCAATAATCAAACCTTAATCAGTGGCAGTTCTGACCAAACCATTAAACTGTGGAACCTGAAAACCGGGCAACTCATCCGCACCCTCAGAGACTCACAGCCAGTTTATCAGTTGATCCTCAGTTCGGATGAACAGAGCCTTGTGAGTATCACGTCAGCTAGCAGTCTCTCCTATGGCTTGGGTGACACAACAGTTAAACTTTGGAATCTGAAAACGGGGCAAGTCGTCCGCACCTTTTCAGATTTCGCCGATTCCTCCGCACAGCCTCTGTTGAGTCCAGATGGTCAGATTCTCGTCACGGGTAGCAACGATAATAGCATTAGGTTTTGGAACGCCCGTACAGGGGTACGCATACGCTCCTTAATCAGCCATTCGGGCACAGTTCGTCGCCTTGCCATTAGTCCAGATGGTCAGTTTCTCGCCAGTAGCAGCGCTGATGGTAGTGTCAAACTGTGGAACTTTAAAACAGGTCAGATCATTCGTACCATCTCTAATGTAGGAGACATTTATAACCTTGCCTTCAGTTCAGATGGACGGACACTAGCCATGCATGATGCGAAGGGGCTTCACTTATGGAATTGGCGATCGCCCCAAAAAATCCGCACCATTGAGGCGAATTCTGATTTTGCCTTCACCCCAGACGGACAAACCTTGCTGACTTCGCGTAACTATAGCCAACAGGTTTGGCGCTAG
- a CDS encoding nuclear transport factor 2 family protein encodes MAQTKPETMATAQQAFNHFSHALATGEWEPFLDLLTEDFSFWFPVGAYKGLNVGKERAAAFFKYVSQVMDQGLTLTLERVTSNETTAVFEFRSEGLLRGNPYQNQIAVSFDVRGDKICSYREYMAIVIPPKVD; translated from the coding sequence ATGGCACAAACAAAACCAGAAACAATGGCAACTGCCCAGCAAGCCTTCAATCACTTCTCTCATGCTTTAGCTACTGGTGAGTGGGAACCGTTTTTGGACTTATTAACGGAAGATTTCTCGTTCTGGTTTCCGGTGGGTGCCTACAAAGGGTTGAACGTCGGGAAGGAACGAGCCGCCGCTTTCTTCAAGTACGTCTCTCAAGTCATGGATCAAGGGTTAACGCTAACTTTAGAGCGTGTGACTAGCAACGAGACGACGGCGGTATTTGAGTTTCGCTCTGAAGGGTTGTTGCGCGGGAATCCCTACCAAAACCAAATAGCCGTTTCTTTTGACGTGCGCGGCGACAAGATTTGCAGTTACCGAGAGTATATGGCGATTGTTATCCCCCCTAAGGTAGATTAA